In Anaeromyxobacter sp., the following proteins share a genomic window:
- the obgE gene encoding GTPase ObgE, whose translation MKFVDEVRIHVKAGDGGAGCIAWRREKFIPRGGPAGGDGGDGGDVVLVVDPQMSTLLDYRFIRERKAKSGETGHGRDMNGLSGPHLELKVPQGTVVRDATSGEVIVDMSQVTERFVIAKGGRGGLGNLNYATSTNQAPRFAQDGTKGEEKELFLELKLLADVGIVGFPNAGKSTLISRISKARPKIADYPFTTLTPNLGVASWRGERSFVVADIPGLIEGAHTGAGLGHQFLRHVERCRVLVHLVEGANPEPGRTPARDFAGINRELALYSKELATKPQVVVVTKVDLPEARAAGLAWQKVMARRVVPVPVLLLSSATGEGLDALLDAVAGEIWPEVSPRRSARPRKAGRPRAGAVEEAPPRAAVQAPAPRKAVAAKAARKPAPKAAPKAAAPRKKPVPRKAGGTQAAGTKAAPRRAAGKTPAGKKAGAPRGRR comes from the coding sequence ATGAAGTTCGTCGACGAGGTCCGCATCCACGTGAAGGCCGGCGACGGCGGGGCCGGCTGCATCGCCTGGCGCCGCGAGAAGTTCATCCCGCGCGGTGGCCCGGCCGGCGGCGACGGCGGCGACGGCGGCGACGTGGTGCTGGTGGTGGACCCGCAGATGTCCACCCTGCTCGACTACCGCTTCATCCGCGAGCGCAAGGCCAAGAGCGGCGAGACCGGCCACGGCCGCGACATGAACGGCCTCTCCGGCCCGCACCTCGAGCTCAAGGTGCCGCAGGGCACGGTGGTGCGCGACGCCACCAGCGGCGAGGTGATCGTGGACATGTCGCAGGTCACCGAGCGCTTCGTCATCGCCAAGGGCGGGCGCGGCGGCCTGGGCAACCTCAACTACGCCACCTCCACCAACCAGGCGCCCCGCTTCGCCCAGGACGGCACCAAGGGCGAGGAGAAGGAGCTCTTCCTCGAGCTCAAGCTGCTGGCCGACGTGGGCATCGTGGGCTTCCCCAACGCCGGCAAGTCCACCCTCATCAGCCGCATCAGCAAGGCCCGGCCGAAGATCGCCGACTACCCCTTCACCACGCTCACCCCCAACCTCGGGGTGGCCAGCTGGCGCGGCGAGCGGAGCTTCGTGGTGGCCGACATCCCGGGGCTCATCGAGGGGGCGCACACCGGCGCCGGCCTGGGCCACCAGTTCCTGCGCCACGTGGAGCGCTGCCGCGTGCTGGTCCACCTGGTGGAGGGGGCCAACCCCGAGCCCGGCCGCACCCCGGCCAGGGACTTCGCCGGCATCAACCGCGAGCTGGCGCTCTACTCGAAGGAGCTGGCCACCAAGCCGCAGGTGGTGGTGGTCACCAAGGTGGACCTGCCGGAGGCGCGCGCCGCCGGGCTGGCCTGGCAGAAGGTCATGGCCCGCCGGGTGGTGCCGGTGCCGGTGCTGCTGCTCTCCTCCGCCACCGGCGAGGGGCTCGACGCCCTGCTCGACGCGGTGGCCGGCGAGATCTGGCCCGAGGTGTCGCCGCGCCGCTCGGCCCGCCCGCGCAAGGCCGGCCGCCCCCGCGCCGGCGCGGTCGAGGAAGCGCCGCCGCGCGCGGCGGTGCAGGCGCCCGCTCCCCGGAAGGCGGTCGCCGCCAAGGCCGCGCGGAAGCCCGCGCCGAAGGCGGCCCCGAAGGCGGCCGCGCCGAGGAAGAAGCCCGTGCCCAGGAAGGCTGGGGGCACGCAGGCCGCCGGCACGAAGGCCGCGCCCAGGCGGGCGGCGGGCAAGACGCCTGCCGGCAAGAAGGCCGGGGCGCCGCGGGGCCGGCGGTGA
- the rpmA gene encoding 50S ribosomal protein L27, translating to MAHKKGQGSSRNGRDSAGQHRGVKIYGSEKVISGNILVRQCGTLFHPGANVGLGKDFTLFATCAGTVKYTKTRGDRRVVSVIPEAEAKA from the coding sequence ATGGCTCACAAAAAAGGACAGGGCTCCTCCCGCAACGGCCGCGACTCGGCCGGGCAGCACCGCGGCGTCAAGATCTACGGCTCGGAGAAGGTCATCTCCGGCAACATCCTGGTCCGCCAGTGCGGCACGCTGTTCCACCCGGGCGCCAACGTCGGCCTGGGCAAGGACTTCACGCTCTTCGCCACCTGCGCCGGGACCGTGAAGTACACCAAGACCCGCGGCGACCGCCGCGTCGTCTCGGTGATCCCCGAGGCCGAGGCCAAGGCCTAG